GAACAATATGGCATGCGTCCTGATAAGTAATCCTTATATCAAGAGGGCGTAGCGACGCCCCTATTTCCACATCTGAAAGAAATTCCATGACATCCACGGTTTTCGCTGAGAGCTGCGCTGCGGCTTCGGAGTAGACCGGATCCCCATGCAGGATCTCGGCGTATTCCTTCATAGTGGAACCGCATCCGGCAGAATTAACGACTACGGCATCTACATTTAAGGTGGCGAAAAGCGCCACCAGTTTTCTTGCGAACTCCCTTCCTTCCTCAAGCCTTCCCGAATGAACAGAAAGGGCCCCGCAACATCCCTGATTCTTGGGAACAAAAACTTCGCAGCCACTTGCGCGAAGCACTTCGATCGTTGCCCTGTTTATTTCCGGGAAGAAGACCCCCTGAACGCACCCGCTCAGAAGGGCAACTTTCTTTTTTCTCTCTCCAATTGCCGGGTAAAAGGCCGAAAGAGTTTCCCCGAAAGCGGAGCTGACCTCGGGAAGCATATGAAACATGGAGGAAGCCGAGAGACTTATTCTGTCAAGAAGCCACGGCGGGAAAACCCTCTTCAGGCCAAGGGTTTTTACCAGGTAGACAAACGGCAGAAGAACCTTCAACCTTTGGGGATAGGGAAAGATTTTGAAGATAAAAGCCTTGAGAATTCTCTCCCCCAGGCCCCTTTTGAACCTCCTTTCAATCTGTCCCCTCGACATCTCTATCAGACTTCCATACTTAACTCCAGAGGGACACGCAGTCTCACAGGCAAGACATCCCAGACACAGATCAAGGTGTTTTACAAGTGACTCGCCCATCGGAATTCTTCCCTCCTCCGCGGCCTTTATCAGATGTATTCTTCCCCTGGGAGAATCGAGTTCGTTTCCGGTCTCAAGATAGGTGGGACAAGATGAAAGACAGAACCCGCAGTGAACGCAGTCCTGTATTATCTTCTTGCTCGGGCGATCTGTATGGTCAAAAGCAGTCTCAAGCGACATTGCGTCCCTCCGCTCCCGAAGAAATCGAAAAACCGAAAGTCTCGAGACCCGCGCTATGGAAAGCCTCTTTGAGTTCCTCTTGGGCGCCAAACGATTTTTTCCCAAGTTTTCTGCCGGATATATCAAAGTGAAGAGAGTCTTGAGAAAAAGGATTTGGGCAGATCGTATAGTTAAGCCCGTCCTCTGATGACAGCGCTATTTCCACCGTGTCTC
The Candidatus Dadabacteria bacterium DNA segment above includes these coding regions:
- a CDS encoding heterodisulfide reductase-related iron-sulfur binding cluster, with amino-acid sequence MSLETAFDHTDRPSKKIIQDCVHCGFCLSSCPTYLETGNELDSPRGRIHLIKAAEEGRIPMGESLVKHLDLCLGCLACETACPSGVKYGSLIEMSRGQIERRFKRGLGERILKAFIFKIFPYPQRLKVLLPFVYLVKTLGLKRVFPPWLLDRISLSASSMFHMLPEVSSAFGETLSAFYPAIGERKKKVALLSGCVQGVFFPEINRATIEVLRASGCEVFVPKNQGCCGALSVHSGRLEEGREFARKLVALFATLNVDAVVVNSAGCGSTMKEYAEILHGDPVYSEAAAQLSAKTVDVMEFLSDVEIGASLRPLDIRITYQDACHIVHGQGIRSAPRELLRSIPGLDLVEMQRSDHCCGSAGIYNIVQPEMSARLLSGKIREIEKTGADYLAVGNPGCMIQIRKGLLGLDSKTKIVHPVEILNWSLRGSIS